Proteins found in one Rhodobacteraceae bacterium D3-12 genomic segment:
- a CDS encoding phosphoribosylaminoimidazolesuccinocarboxamide synthase, which translates to MARRKKIYEGKAKTLFEGPEPGTLVQYFKDDATAFNAEKKDVIEGKGVLNNMLSEFFMKGLTNIGVPNHFIRRINMREQLIRACEIVPLEVIVRNFAAGSLSKRLGIEEGTALPRPIIEYSYKDDDLGDPLVTEEYIAAFGWASQQDMDDIVSLALRVNDFMSGVMYSVGIKLIDFKIEVGRVYDGDFQRLIVADEISPDSCRLWDIETGQKLDKDVFRRDLGSLTDAYSEVAKRLGVMPKGATPMKPTLIN; encoded by the coding sequence ATGGCACGGCGCAAGAAGATTTATGAAGGCAAGGCGAAAACCCTGTTTGAAGGGCCGGAGCCCGGCACTCTGGTGCAGTATTTCAAGGATGACGCCACTGCGTTCAATGCCGAGAAGAAAGATGTGATTGAGGGCAAGGGTGTCCTGAACAACATGCTTTCAGAGTTTTTCATGAAAGGGCTGACCAATATCGGCGTGCCCAATCATTTTATCCGCCGCATCAACATGCGCGAGCAGTTGATCCGCGCCTGCGAGATTGTGCCTTTGGAAGTGATCGTGCGCAATTTTGCCGCCGGGAGCCTGTCAAAGCGGTTGGGAATCGAAGAGGGCACCGCGCTGCCGCGTCCCATCATCGAGTATTCCTATAAGGATGACGATCTGGGCGATCCTTTGGTCACGGAAGAATATATCGCCGCCTTTGGCTGGGCCAGCCAGCAGGATATGGACGACATCGTGAGCCTTGCGCTGCGGGTCAATGATTTCATGTCGGGTGTGATGTATTCGGTCGGGATCAAGCTGATTGATTTCAAGATCGAGGTTGGCCGGGTGTATGACGGCGATTTTCAGCGGTTGATCGTGGCGGATGAGATTTCGCCCGACAGCTGCCGGTTGTGGGATATCGAGACGGGTCAGAAGCTGGACAAGGATGTGTTCCGCCGCGATCTGGGCTCGTTGACCGATGCCTATAGCGAAGTGGCCAAGCGGTTGGGTGTGATGCCCAAGGGCGCGACGCCGATGAAGCCGACGTTGATCAATTGA
- a CDS encoding DUF1476 domain-containing protein has product MSTFDERENAFENKYAHDEEMKFKAANRANKLLGLWAAELLGKTGSDADAYAIEVVKSDFEEAGHEDVVRKVAGDLGEIADADTIRAKLAELTPLAKQQVMTETS; this is encoded by the coding sequence ATGAGCACATTCGACGAACGCGAAAACGCCTTTGAAAACAAATACGCCCATGATGAAGAGATGAAGTTCAAGGCCGCCAACCGCGCCAATAAACTTCTCGGCCTCTGGGCGGCTGAACTTTTGGGCAAAACCGGAAGCGATGCCGATGCCTATGCCATCGAAGTCGTAAAGTCCGATTTCGAAGAAGCCGGCCACGAGGACGTGGTGCGCAAAGTCGCCGGCGATCTCGGCGAAATCGCTGACGCCGACACGATCCGCGCCAAACTGGCCGAGCTGACACCGCTCGCCAAACAGCAGGTCATGACCGAAACGTCCTAA